In Electrophorus electricus isolate fEleEle1 chromosome 12, fEleEle1.pri, whole genome shotgun sequence, a single window of DNA contains:
- the slitrk2 gene encoding SLIT and NTRK-like protein 2 has protein sequence MLNNILLLSVLTVTSFYSRTESRKTSKDICKNRCSCEEKENALNINCENKGFTAVGQFQPPQNKISQLFLNGNFLTKLNPNEFVNYGNVTSLHLGNNGLQEIKTGAFNGLKNLKRLHLNNNNLEIIKEDTFSGLESLEYLQADYNYISTIEAGAFNKLNKLKVLILNDNLLLSLPNNIFRFVMLTHLDLRGNRLKMLPFAGVLEHIGGIMEIQLEENPWNCTCDLIPLKSWLDTITVFVGDIVCETPFRLHGKDVTQLIKQDLCPRRNVGDASHRAMQPSSDSQYQAPSPTLRARVTPTRAPKASRPPKMRNRPTPRVTSSRDKHVFGPIMVYQTRSPVPMTCPGICVCTSQNPDSGLNINCQERKLHNISELQPKPSYPKKLHLTGNYLQTIYRTDLTEYSSLELLHLGNNRIAVIQDGAFENLTSLRRLYLNGNYIESLSQSLFAGLQSLQYLYLEYNIIKEILPHTFNSLHNLQLLFLNNNLLRSLPDNVFGGTMLTRLNLRNNHFSHLPVRGVLDQLSAFIQIDLQENPWDCTCDIVSLKNWMELSSTSVVVNEITCDSPSKHAGRLLRSLRNDAICPETSEVPPTKATTVISSSTEATPFSAITPTDKVPEVHPEVPLSVLILGLLVVFILSVCFGAGLFVFVLKRRKGVENVPSGANNLDLNSFQVQYGSYNTESSAGKSESHVYNYIPPPVGQMCQNPIYMQKENEQVAYYRNMKELSFSTLDPKKEELARSPAYTISTVEFIDKQPCANREPELLYQNITERVKELPAAGPLSYNFCTLPKRPFIQPHETTRRHNQDRLNKTVLYGTPRKYAETSKNEHPLLPGKLKTEPDYLEVLEKQTAMSQL, from the coding sequence ATGCTGAACAACATTTTGTTGCTGAGTGTTTTAACGGTCACCAGTTTCTACTCgaggacagagagcaggaaaACTTCGAAAGACATTTGCAAGAACCGGTGCTCCTGCGAAGAAAAGGAGAACgcattaaatataaattgtgAAAACAAAGGATTTACAGCCGTCGGTCAGTTTCAGCcaccacaaaacaaaatcagccAACTCTTTCTGAATGGAAACTTTCTTACGAAACTAAACCCCAACGAATTCGTCAATTATGGTAATGTAACATCTCTTCATTTGGGTAACAATGGGCTGCAAGAAATTAAAACGGGGGCTTTCAATGGCTTAAAAAATCTAAAACGCCTACATCTGAACAACAATAATTTGGAAATAATAAAAGAGGATACGTTCTCTGGTTTAGAAAGTTTGGAGTATTTACAGGCTGATTACAATTATATCAGCACCATAGAAGCAGGCGCTTTcaataaactgaataaactcAAAGTCTTGATTCTCAATGACAACCTTTTGCTTTCTCTGCCTAACAATATATTTCGTTTCGTTATGTTGACGCATTTGGATTTAAGAGGAAACCGACTGAAGATGTTGCCGTTTGCTGGTGTTTTAGAGCACATAGGTGGCATAATGGAAATTCAGCTGGAAGAGAATCCGTGGAATTGCACTTGTGATCTCATACCACTAAAATCCTGGCTGGATACAATCACGGTATTTGTAGGAGATATTGTTTGCGAAACACCATTTCGACTGCATGGAAAAGATGTCACACAGTTGATAAAGCAAGATCTTTGTCCCAGACGCAACGTTGGCGACGCCAGTCATCGCGCAATGCAGCCTTCGTCTGATTCTCAGTACCAGGCGCCCTCTCCCACGTTACGCGCCCGCGTCACGCCAACCAGAGCGCCCAAGGCGTCCCGCCCTCCCAAAATGAGAAACCGTCCTACTCCTCGCGTGACGTCCAGCAGAGATAAACATGTGTTTGGCCCTATAATGGTATATCAGACGAGGTCTCCGGTGCCAATGACCTGTCCAGGCATTTGCGTGTGCACATCGCAAAACCCAGATAGTGGATTAAACATCAATTGCCAAGAACGAAAACTGCATAACATCTCCGAACTACAACCTAAACCATCTTATCCAAAGAAACTGCATTTAACTGGCAACTATTTGCAGACAATATACAGAACAGATCTGACAGAATACAGTTCCCTTGAACTTCTCCATCTAGGAAATAACAGAATAGCTGTCATTCAGGACGGGGCCTTCGAGAATCTAACTAGTTTACGTAGGCTTTACCTTAATGGCAACTACATTGAAAGTCTCTCCCAGTCTTTGTTCGCTGGACTGCAGAGCTTGCAGTACCTATACTTGGAATACAACATCATCAAAGAGATTTTACCACATACCTTTAACTCACTGCACAATCTGCAGTTACTGTTCCTTAATAATAACCTATTGAGATCCCTGCCTGATAACGTATTTGGAGGGACGATGTTAACCCGACTTAATCTCAGAAACaatcatttttcacatttgccAGTACGTGGTGTGCTGGACCAGCTCTCAGCATTCATTCAGATCGATCTTCAGGAGAACCCGTGGGACTGCACCTGCGATATTGTGTCACTTAAGAACTGGATGGAACTGTCCAGCACCAGCGTGGTGGTCAATGAGATTACATGCGATTCGCCGTCAAAACACGCCGGGCGGCTTCTGCGCTCTCTGCGAAACGATGCCATCTGCCCAGAGACGAGCGAAGTCCCGCCAACCAAGGCGACCACTGTTATTAGCTCGAGCACTGAAGCGACGCCGTTCTCTGCCATAACCCCCACGGACAAGGTGCCGGAAGTACACCCAGAAGTGCCCTTGTCCGTTCTCATCCTGGGCCTTCTCGTTGTGTTCATTCTCTCGGTTTGCTTCGGGGCAGGTTTGTTCGTGTTTGTCCTGAAACGTCGCAAGGGAGTGGAGAATGTTCCTTCCGGTGCCAATAATCTGGATTTGAACTCATTCCAAGTACAGTACGGCTCTTACAATACGGAATCGAGCGCAGGAAAAAGTGAGAGTCATGTGTACAACTACATCCCTCCCCCAGTCGGTCAAATGTGTCAGAACCCTATTTACATGCAGAAGGAGAACGAGCAGGTAGCGTATTACCGGAATATGAAAGAACTGAGTTTCAGTACACTGGACCCGAAAAAAGAGGAGCTCGCTCGTAGCCCCGCTTACACAATAAGCACAGTGGAGTTCATTGACAAGCAGCCCTGTGCCAACCGAGAGCCCGAGCTGCTTTATCAGAACAttacagagagagtgaaggagctCCCTGCCGCCGGGCCACTCAGCTATAACTTTTGCACTTTACCGAAAAGACCCTTCATTCAACCGCACGAGACTACGCGACGGCACAACCAGGATCGATTAAACAAAACCGTTCTGTACGGGACCCCGAGGAAGTATGCTGAAACCTCAAAAAATGAGCATCCATTGTTGCCCGGAAAGCTGAAAACAGAGCCAGACTACCTCGAAGTTCTGGAGAAACAAACTGCAATGAGTCAGCTGTAA